From Danio aesculapii chromosome 9, fDanAes4.1, whole genome shotgun sequence:
aggagttgctatatttaaactaatatagtcattttgtttcagccaggtttcagtgagacagagtgcattaagattgttatctgttattatttcatttatgataagtgctttaggtgctagtgacctgatgtttaggagaccaagcttcatgaaatttgtattttcactttttagtgttttttctggtttaattcttaatagattatttctggagcacacagtacgtttgtttcttgatctaataatacgaggaacagacacagtctctatggggttagctaggtatgcattactgttatttatgtgggacgaataggagtctgtgtggctaaattgtgaattttgtgaatttttacttactagtcagatagagcgaagtattctggtgatgttgtccgacaggagttcagctccagctcgactggggtgcagcccatcagcgcggaaaagcctaggacgctcccagaaaagattccagttattggcaaagagcaatttctgttcttcacaccatgttaatagccattcattcagagcaaaaagtctactgaacctttcatttccacGGCGGtgggtaggaagcggtccagaaacgatgatctgcgtggcgggcgaggtgcgtcgaaccgtctcgatcaggctcctgaagtccttcttcaggatctccgtctgccggagcccggtgtcgttcgtccccacgtggaggacgacggcaccgaggctctcggcagcgctcaggatagtaggtatctggacagaaatattcttaactcgggcaccagggaagcaaaaagtgcgtactttgttacctttggaggaagtggagcggacgtggcgcacgattgagtcgccaatgatggcaacattgcgacccgtctcgcggagaggggcgaatcggttctccgtggggatctcgaacaccggaggaggagacgttctgccccgggacctggtaagcaccttacgcggctgcacccaggggccgtggtagccgggagtcggcgtgaacgactGGGCCTGGAatcgctgggcctggacagagaagcacacggggttgaggaaactgggagattgtcgttgtatcgaacacttacctcagacgagcgagtacgggttaagagcagagctttgaggccctctcgcttcgtctccagcgagcgaatctgggactccaccgcttccagctccagcgcctccatcgatgcttctcctgcactcaaggacagacacgcaagcgacattgtacaaggtgaagagcaaagccagaaagtgagaaaataagtgagtgaaagaggttggtagctttagctgaccagcggtgctagcaggctaaagctacaaacaccaagcggatgctcgagagacagaacgtttaaaagtagatttttttgtatgagtgtgttaggggattgttcaccctaagtaggagagataaatatttagtgaatgaggaggtattttatgataaaaatgtaaattgcgaatctaaacaccaaacaaacgcagcgaactccaaacaaacgcagcgaagctaccgtccggtgacagtgacgtcactcgagcatgccCCTTGGAATGATCCAGTGTGTTCATGTAGGGGCATAGAGTAACATGTTATCAATGTTGGGCATAGCGTAGGCATCAAACCTTGACTGAGCATTAAACTTTACGTGTGGTTTTTGTGTGGAGTGGGGAAGCTTCTGGATTTTGTGTGGTGTAGTCACAAATTACTAGTATGTAACGGTGTCCAGCACTGCTCTTCTCCAGAGGTCCCACAGTTTCCATGGTGGAAAAAGGTGGATATGATTGGCAGTAGATGGAACAGGGCCTTGTCTCTCTGAGGTACAGAACAGGTTTTCTAAGATTTAGTAGGCCTACATGTGCAGTGTGTCTGAACGTTAGTATCCATGGTAGACATGTAGAAATAAAAACTGAAGCATGTGCATGTCTTTTAAAATGTTAAGAGTTCTCCTCAAGAATTGTGTGTCTGTAATATTTAACATGAGGGAATGACCAAAAATATCACCAGCTTGCAAATGTGAGACACCTTTAATCACATGTAGGACACTTTTCATCTTTCTAGTTAGTGTTATCAGGGTTTTCAGTTTCTACAAACAGTGGTTTATAGTTATCATTATTTTTTCTGCAGTTCAAACATTCTCGGGAATCTCCCGGTCACTAGCCTAAAcattaatttcctttttttttcacagagaaaccaaaatatcaataaaaccCAATCGACACAATTAATATTACGTACTGGAATATgtgaattttttaataatatatggtagatcaaacaaacaaacatgtaaagaaaAGGCATTTTTTCTCAAACAGCCCTTGGAGTGATTTTCAGAAGGAAGAATCCTTCTTAAAAGTAATGCGCAAcaagtatggaataaaatcattgtcataaatattttgtgcataaataaaattcacgcatccgtaattataaaatcgtaaaggaaaacgaagcgtactcgtaattttacgagggtacaatttcaaaatctgcgattagaacagacacagatacgacattttctttgtctgtttgtatatgactgatgaATTTACTTTAcgaacacgaattacagtttcaccacggacacgaagtcctgattacgagtacgaatcaaacagtgACACTCCAccgtcaaaattacgtcaccgctgtcacaggcattaataaacaagcaagagtcatcgatcacagcggcgcgcctgctggacactCGAGCTCACACACACCATCTCAGGTAAGATTTCTATTATTCCCTCTtagagaaatgtccgtcatgagctgtaataaaggttgagacttaatgaggtccaatTTCACTGTGttttttggacattttacagaatgaAATATAAGagcgggccgaggatagagagctagcataatgtcagttaacgttacaggcagggagcgcagagtctctcagtgaatcgcTTAacagtgtttaactataacatgacatctgttgattaagttatctttttaactgtttaaataactcACAAACCCCCGataagatcaccagagaacacaaaCTAAATTCgacagatttatccagtataggtagataaaacaaagaaaagttttactcttatcaattaattaactttaaataaaccagaataagctaaatataatgtggtaattaaacaatcaccaatatagaacaaacacacgGAAAGAGAAACACACAGAATAGTATAAGGCTAAATGGTAATAGAAATGgttatggtaatagtttattaattatagtaatacaatataatgtaactaacagtttaatcaagtaatataataaacagataataacaaataacataacaaacatttatatcaatagttactaataccttacttggtacaaatttaaagataagATAAAATTATCTGAACATATCATCTCCTCTCCATACATCAATGAggagcttaattattcagctttcagatgacatgcaggtctgtttcagatgattgcccctcatgtctgcttttgtggtccggggtcacatatttaacatatttaatatttattaattttaattcatagtctcataaatatgtttaacgttacaaactTCTGGTAAGCACAAACCCTGAAATATTTAAATtgccttttgctgatatcttcattacataatagatcaatggtcgatctggctttaaaaaaaggtgacttaatcaacagatgtcatgttgtagttaaacactgttaagtgattcactgagagactctgcgctcgctgcctgtaacgttaactgacattatgctagctcacTATGCTCGGCCCGTTCTTATATTTGatactgtaaaatgtccaagaaacacagcaaaattggacctcattaagtctcaacctttattacagctcatgacggacatttctctaAGAGGAAATAATAGCCTGAGACGGTGTGTGAGAACTCGAGTGTCCAGCAGGCGCACcattgtgatcgatgactctcgcttgtttattaatgcctgtgagagCGGTGACtaaattttgacagtggagtgtcgctgtttgattcgtactcgtaactAGGACTTCGTGtacgtggtgaaactgtaattcgtgtttgtaaagtaaattcctcagtcatatacaaacagacaaacaaaatgtTGTATATGTGTCTGTGCTAATCGCAGATTTtaaaattgtaccctcgtaaaattacgagtacgcttcgtttttctttacgattttataattacgaatgcgtgaattttatttacgcacaaaatatttatgacagtgattttattccataaacAAGGAGGTAATGTTAGAATTCATTTGCAGAAGTTAAATAAAGGgcttatatacatacatacatgagcAATCAAACAGGCAGAGAGTCGGCAACAGGTGAGCAGTCCAGATTGTTCAacaaactcaactcaactcaatttatttctatagcactttcaacaaaccacaatgggtaccaaagtgctgtacaaaaaacacataaaacgcatgaaaatatacacaaaaactaaaatacataaactcacatcacatgattaaaagcaaaagaaaataagtgtgttttcagtgacctctgaaaagactcaaaagttggagctgttcttaaggagagtggaagatcgttccagagtcttgtagctgctactgagaaagctctatcacctcaacattttaagcgtgatcgtggaacttgcagatagagacagtccttagagcgaagagatctcacagtttggtgtatattaattagctcagaaatatactcaggggccaggccatggatggatttaaaaacatacaacagaacTTTGTACTGAATTCTAAACTGGATTGGCAGCCAGTGTAGGGAAACCAGTACAGGTGTAATGTGTTCTCGTTTTTTTGTGCCTGTTAAGAGCCTGGCAGCTGCGTTCTGGACCAGCTGCAGTCGAGAGAGAGAGGCCTGACTCACACCCAGATACAATGCATTGCAATAGTCCAGTCGAGAAGAGATGAAAGCATGAACAACTTTCTCCAAATCACTGAAAGAGAGGACAGACTTCAGCTTGGCAATATATCTAAAAtagaaaaaactatttttgcCAACTGCATTAATTTGCCGATCAAATTTTAGCTCAGAGTCAAAGATGACACCAAGACTTTTTACAGAGGAATGTATTTTTCCAGGAAGCAATGTCAGATCGCCATTAGAATCCAAACCTTTTTGGCCAAAAACAATGAATTCACACTTGTCTTCATTCAGCTGGAGAAAGTTATTT
This genomic window contains:
- the LOC130234593 gene encoding uncharacterized protein LOC130234593, whose protein sequence is METVGPLEKSSAGHRYILAQRFQAQSFTPTPGYHGPWVQPRKVLTRSRGRTSPPPVFEIPTENRFAPLRETGRNVAIIGDSIVRHVRSTSSKGNKVRTFCFPGARVKNISVQIPTILSAAESLGAVVLHVGTNDTGLRQTEILKKDFRSLIETVRRTSPATQIIVSGPLPTHRRGNERFSRLFALNEWLLTWCEEQKLLFANNWNLFWERPRLFRADGLHPSRAGAELLSDNITRILRSI